One Thermoplasma volcanium GSS1 genomic window carries:
- a CDS encoding tRNA pseudouridine(38-40) synthase TruA produces the protein MFTGYQRGNGVKSVEDTIIKALNLNSPSLIKTAARTDRGVSALSNVFYIETERRPQDIAGIINSKNEYVFVHSFAEVEHGRNPRYCDTKTYMYMLPGETECDSLMVTASGFLGFHDFSKFSKKDTRNPWRSIDEVKCHRESFGVVLEFSAKSFLWNQVRRMLAFILEFRGNKIDPFSVSNIYSHIAPPENLILKDIVYKDLSFKPLNNGLKRQRLMMEKSLISYIVLKNVLG, from the coding sequence ATGTTCACTGGTTACCAGCGTGGTAATGGAGTCAAAAGTGTAGAGGATACAATAATCAAAGCCCTGAATCTAAATTCGCCTTCCCTCATCAAGACTGCTGCCAGGACTGACAGAGGGGTATCTGCGCTGTCTAACGTGTTTTATATAGAGACAGAAAGGCGACCTCAAGATATAGCTGGAATAATTAATTCGAAAAACGAATACGTCTTCGTGCACAGTTTCGCTGAGGTTGAGCATGGCAGGAACCCAAGGTACTGCGATACTAAAACCTATATGTATATGCTTCCTGGAGAAACAGAGTGTGATTCCTTAATGGTAACAGCCAGTGGCTTTTTAGGATTCCATGATTTTTCAAAATTCTCAAAGAAGGACACAAGGAATCCTTGGCGCAGTATAGATGAAGTGAAATGCCATAGGGAATCATTCGGTGTGGTCCTTGAATTTTCAGCTAAAAGTTTCCTGTGGAACCAAGTGAGGCGTATGTTAGCCTTTATACTCGAATTTAGAGGAAATAAAATAGATCCATTCTCTGTATCCAACATATATAGCCACATAGCACCCCCCGAAAACCTGATACTCAAGGACATAGTTTACAAGGATCTATCGTTTAAGCCTTTGAATAATGGATTAAAGAGGCAACGGCTTATGATGGAAAAGTCTCTTATTTCCTACATAGTTCTTAAAAATGTCCTGGGTTGA
- a CDS encoding tRNA (cytidine(56)-2'-O)-methyltransferase: protein MIAVLRINHRPFRDKRITTHVALTARAFGASSILVDEKDETLEQTINKVVENFGGNFFIKSGVDWKREFRNFKGIRVHLTMYGRPLEDVVKEIRESKKDVMILVGSEKVPFEAYEIADYNVSVTNQPISEVSALAIFLDRFYDGEELNWRFTGKINVYPSERGKKVKIIPDEQGCLDLLYKYGASDYLINHVKSVKELAVAIAKKTNADINLVTAGALLHDIGRTQVQGITHAVVGADILRREGIDDRVVSIVEKHIGAGIQSEEAVKLGLPPDNYVPETIEEMIVAHADNLFAGDKRLKLQQVVDNYRKKGLEDAAERIAKLHKFLSTVIGQDMDEI from the coding sequence ATGATCGCCGTATTGAGAATAAATCATCGTCCTTTTAGAGATAAACGTATAACCACGCACGTAGCTTTAACTGCCAGGGCCTTCGGTGCTTCTTCGATATTGGTAGATGAAAAAGATGAAACGCTCGAACAAACGATAAACAAGGTAGTCGAGAACTTTGGAGGGAATTTTTTTATAAAGAGCGGAGTTGACTGGAAAAGGGAATTCAGAAATTTTAAAGGAATCCGAGTACACCTCACCATGTATGGGAGGCCGCTGGAAGACGTTGTTAAAGAAATAAGGGAAAGCAAGAAGGATGTTATGATACTTGTGGGTTCGGAAAAGGTTCCATTTGAAGCCTATGAAATTGCAGATTATAACGTTTCAGTTACAAATCAACCAATAAGTGAAGTCTCGGCACTAGCCATATTCCTCGATCGCTTTTATGATGGAGAGGAATTGAATTGGAGGTTCACCGGCAAGATAAACGTTTATCCAAGTGAGAGGGGAAAGAAAGTAAAGATAATACCTGATGAACAAGGATGCCTAGATCTTCTTTATAAATACGGTGCTAGTGATTACTTGATAAACCACGTGAAGTCTGTAAAAGAACTGGCAGTAGCAATAGCTAAAAAAACAAACGCTGATATAAATCTAGTCACTGCCGGAGCTTTGCTCCATGACATAGGGCGGACGCAAGTCCAGGGAATAACACATGCCGTAGTAGGGGCGGATATCCTAAGGAGGGAGGGAATAGATGACAGAGTAGTATCAATAGTGGAGAAGCACATCGGTGCTGGCATTCAGAGTGAAGAGGCGGTTAAGCTTGGACTCCCCCCGGATAATTACGTTCCTGAGACCATAGAGGAGATGATAGTCGCACATGCCGACAATCTCTTTGCTGGAGACAAAAGGTTGAAACTTCAGCAAGTCGTGGATAACTACAGAAAGAAAGGATTAGAAGATGCTGCAGAGAGGATAGCAAAGCTTCATAAGTTCTTGTCAACGGTAATAGGCCAGGACATGGACGAGATATGA
- a CDS encoding ArsR family transcriptional regulator has product MVSRIKVVNDPGELVSIFHAADSDIKRKLLLDLSTGWITLPTIEQKYGKEGRRALLYLDKIKMIETQWITGSNGPEKAYHTYYTNVQINLMGTLSELADIIYAATLSDDQLQEYEDKIKALMKDDGSVFLGDVSDALNISQTLIRGIVKRSSILEIKGYKIELASGAE; this is encoded by the coding sequence ATGGTAAGTAGGATAAAAGTTGTAAATGATCCAGGCGAGCTGGTCTCAATTTTTCATGCAGCCGATAGCGATATTAAAAGAAAGTTATTGCTAGACCTCTCCACTGGCTGGATCACCCTTCCTACGATAGAGCAAAAGTATGGTAAGGAAGGCAGGCGGGCATTGTTGTACCTCGATAAGATAAAAATGATAGAAACTCAATGGATTACTGGGTCAAATGGTCCAGAAAAGGCGTATCACACCTATTATACTAACGTTCAAATCAATCTTATGGGTACACTTAGTGAACTTGCAGACATAATATATGCAGCAACGCTATCTGATGATCAGCTCCAGGAATACGAAGATAAGATAAAGGCATTAATGAAGGATGACGGAAGCGTATTTCTTGGAGACGTATCTGATGCACTGAACATCTCTCAAACACTTATAAGAGGCATAGTGAAGCGCTCAAGTATACTTGAGATAAAGGGTTATAAAATTGAACTAGCTTCCGGTGCTGAATGA
- a CDS encoding class I SAM-dependent methyltransferase — MPTSLACVIEAPMANEIIRRLMIEDLIRKDLKIKKIENEIFIPVKDGTNLQQCRIVYSDFDERHYENIKQTMASFIKRNGGDERSLPDKWIKLGDAIFVKELIDQTTFEAFERFMGVRRAYLYESVRGVERIPVVRHLYGLRGEIRHVEDGLTYFFDPEKIMFSAGNTNERTRIREMKLDGMTVLDMFAGIGYFTLPAVKYGHAEHTDACDINPEAIKFLKKNLSANGISKSVKPICGDARIACPIKAYDLIIMGNFKSIEYLPAALIRSKAGTKIILHHLVSQERLSKFIYDLENYCISLGYFTSIQEWHIVKSYSPKMFHVATTLEILKVQE; from the coding sequence GTGCCAACATCGCTTGCATGCGTGATAGAAGCGCCAATGGCCAATGAGATCATAAGAAGGCTGATGATCGAGGATTTAATTAGAAAAGACTTAAAGATAAAAAAAATTGAAAATGAAATATTCATACCAGTCAAGGATGGCACAAATCTACAACAGTGCCGCATAGTATACTCCGATTTCGATGAACGCCATTACGAAAATATAAAACAAACTATGGCAAGTTTTATAAAAAGAAATGGTGGTGATGAAAGATCGCTTCCTGATAAGTGGATAAAGCTAGGGGACGCGATTTTCGTTAAGGAATTAATTGATCAAACTACCTTCGAAGCATTCGAAAGATTTATGGGTGTTAGGCGTGCTTATCTGTACGAATCAGTAAGAGGGGTTGAGAGAATACCAGTAGTGAGGCATCTTTATGGATTGAGAGGAGAAATTAGACATGTAGAAGATGGCCTGACTTACTTCTTCGATCCTGAGAAGATAATGTTCTCGGCAGGCAATACTAACGAGAGAACTAGAATAAGGGAGATGAAACTAGATGGCATGACTGTCCTAGATATGTTTGCTGGCATAGGATATTTTACCCTTCCAGCTGTTAAATATGGCCACGCAGAACACACTGATGCATGCGATATAAATCCAGAAGCCATAAAATTTCTCAAGAAAAACCTCAGCGCAAATGGAATTTCTAAAAGTGTAAAGCCTATTTGTGGAGATGCTAGAATTGCATGCCCAATTAAAGCTTACGATCTTATTATAATGGGAAATTTTAAATCTATAGAGTATTTGCCAGCGGCGCTGATAAGATCGAAGGCAGGAACCAAAATAATACTACACCACCTAGTTTCACAGGAAAGGCTATCTAAATTTATTTATGATCTGGAAAACTATTGTATTTCCCTTGGATACTTCACATCAATACAAGAGTGGCACATTGTCAAGTCTTATTCACCGAAAATGTTTCATGTCGCAACAACACTTGAAATTTTGAAAGTGCAGGAATAA
- a CDS encoding LSM domain-containing protein gives MIMPMKLLEESVNKRVSLLLKDNRVLEGTLTGYDDYMNMVLDDVDENSENVSRKLGTVVIRGSNVVRIVPK, from the coding sequence ATGATAATGCCAATGAAATTACTGGAAGAGAGTGTGAATAAAAGAGTATCGCTGCTACTAAAGGACAATAGGGTTTTGGAGGGAACACTGACAGGATATGACGATTATATGAACATGGTTCTCGATGACGTAGACGAGAACAGCGAAAACGTTTCCAGAAAGCTTGGAACTGTGGTAATCAGGGGCAGCAACGTAGTAAGGATAGTTCCAAAATAA
- a CDS encoding exosome complex RNA-binding protein Csl4, with protein MQDDKKVAFPGDMIATTEEYLPGKNTEEKNGEIIAVKFGQIIRDDINLLISVDTQKKEFTLKKGDIVYGQVVKGEQHRYIVRIVGAFQKGLGLREIDEEMQLSLGIARRPQSDFIAIGDLIRGYVIRTGDFPEISINGNHYGVISAVCLRCRQPLVKRGITLYCENCQRTEIRKMADDYGNVDIFNYENRIQNQVKANGKRR; from the coding sequence ATGCAAGACGACAAAAAAGTAGCTTTTCCGGGGGATATGATTGCAACAACAGAGGAATACCTGCCAGGAAAAAATACGGAAGAAAAAAACGGCGAAATCATAGCCGTAAAATTTGGCCAGATAATTAGGGATGATATAAATCTGTTGATATCTGTAGATACACAAAAAAAGGAGTTCACCTTGAAAAAAGGAGATATAGTATATGGGCAGGTTGTAAAGGGTGAACAACACAGATATATAGTGAGGATAGTTGGTGCTTTCCAGAAAGGTCTGGGACTAAGGGAAATTGATGAAGAGATGCAGCTTTCCCTAGGCATTGCCAGAAGACCGCAGAGCGACTTTATTGCAATAGGGGATCTGATAAGGGGTTATGTCATTCGAACCGGAGATTTCCCGGAGATATCTATTAACGGCAATCACTATGGTGTAATTAGCGCGGTCTGCTTAAGATGCAGACAGCCGTTAGTAAAGAGAGGTATAACGCTATACTGCGAAAACTGTCAAAGAACCGAAATAAGGAAGATGGCGGATGACTACGGAAACGTCGACATATTCAATTACGAAAACAGGATACAGAATCAGGTTAAGGCCAATGGAAAGAGAAGATAA
- a CDS encoding MFS transporter — translation MVGYRLKSYTIISSRAFYALNWFDIAPALKYINTALDLGLIRIGLVTTSFYIGLALFQLVGGSLAHRIGNLKVSFIGLTILGTFGITSGLSSNFLELAISRFMAGVGSALFFSPALGIISDIVPPEKYGSYVSIYNGAFSFGAGAGIFAFGYFDTIIGWRLSLIIGGLLLYASDIAMVIALHGEEHRARGPLKDLAVVAKNPVVWILPVLTIGSAISETIMGQLFVYYLERFRYVPVVTASAIGSFFLFFGLPGGFISGMMIRKYQSKYAVTGFFIILASIFFMIPYEYNFAEILASVALFSVLSIYGFSYLYTVTSLVSKKAVSFSLSIVNFVQMIISAAVPYVYTYTIDSSSIYYAWYVMGIISLIPSLFILYLKINISNNK, via the coding sequence TTGGTCGGTTATCGCTTAAAGTCCTATACCATAATATCATCGAGGGCGTTCTATGCACTAAATTGGTTTGATATTGCTCCAGCTTTAAAATATATAAATACAGCACTTGATCTTGGTCTCATAAGAATTGGACTTGTGACCACTTCATTCTACATCGGCCTAGCTTTGTTCCAGCTGGTGGGTGGATCTCTAGCCCATAGGATAGGTAATTTGAAGGTATCATTTATAGGACTCACAATACTCGGCACTTTTGGTATCACGTCTGGGCTTTCAAGCAACTTCCTTGAGCTGGCCATTTCAAGATTTATGGCTGGTGTTGGTTCTGCATTGTTCTTTTCTCCTGCACTTGGAATAATTTCCGATATAGTACCACCAGAGAAATACGGTTCATATGTCAGCATATATAATGGTGCGTTCAGTTTTGGTGCTGGAGCAGGGATATTTGCATTCGGTTATTTTGACACAATTATTGGATGGAGATTATCTCTAATAATAGGAGGCCTTCTCCTTTATGCATCAGATATTGCCATGGTTATTGCACTGCATGGAGAAGAGCACAGGGCCAGAGGACCCCTTAAAGACCTGGCAGTAGTTGCTAAAAACCCAGTAGTATGGATACTTCCAGTCCTTACAATAGGAAGCGCAATTTCTGAAACTATAATGGGCCAGCTCTTTGTTTATTACCTTGAAAGGTTTAGATATGTTCCTGTTGTGACAGCGTCAGCAATAGGTTCTTTCTTCCTTTTTTTCGGATTGCCGGGCGGTTTTATATCAGGGATGATGATAAGAAAATACCAAAGCAAATACGCTGTTACAGGATTTTTTATCATTCTGGCTTCCATCTTTTTCATGATACCTTACGAGTATAATTTTGCAGAAATACTAGCCAGCGTAGCTTTGTTCAGCGTTCTATCAATCTACGGCTTCTCGTATTTGTACACTGTTACAAGTTTAGTAAGTAAAAAAGCAGTATCGTTTTCACTTTCAATAGTTAATTTTGTACAGATGATTATAAGCGCAGCCGTTCCTTACGTTTATACTTACACCATCGATTCAAGTTCCATTTACTATGCGTGGTATGTTATGGGGATAATATCCCTCATTCCCTCATTATTCATACTTTATCTCAAAATAAATATTTCGAATAATAAATAA
- a CDS encoding M20 family metallo-hydrolase, with product MDLYQMEDRDFIIEVARRIIRIPSISPASGGEGESKRADEIGRILSELGYTDFKRYDTKDDTGTVRSNIVLKIGNNSKTLWLIAHIDTVPVGDPSLWTKPPFELTVEGDKMYGRGTEDDGQAVFTALLILRDLKKIRMNYNFGIAFVADEEVGSKYGIQYLLTKDVFGKDDLIIVPDAGSEDGLNIEISEKSILWLKFRVIGKQYHASMPPNAINSFRESAKFILKLDKTLHAKYSAIDKLYNVPYSTFEPTKHEKNVDNINTIPGTDVFYYDCRVLPQYSLDDVISTVEAEISDFQKESNAKIEYSVMQKEQSPPKTPEDSEVVKKLVSSIRKLRKKEPNVLGIGGGTCAAFFRQLGLPAVVWYTTIEENAHKPDEFCLISHILMDRDVIEDMLSS from the coding sequence ATGGATCTATATCAAATGGAAGATAGGGATTTTATAATAGAGGTAGCCAGGAGAATAATAAGGATACCTTCCATATCGCCAGCTTCTGGTGGCGAGGGCGAATCTAAAAGGGCAGACGAAATAGGTAGAATACTTTCAGAACTTGGCTACACAGATTTTAAGAGGTATGATACGAAGGACGACACAGGTACTGTTAGATCAAATATAGTCTTGAAGATCGGAAACAACTCAAAAACACTGTGGCTTATAGCCCACATCGATACTGTGCCAGTTGGTGATCCCTCGCTGTGGACAAAGCCACCCTTCGAATTGACGGTTGAAGGAGACAAGATGTATGGCAGAGGTACTGAAGATGATGGTCAGGCCGTATTTACTGCACTGTTGATCTTGAGGGATCTGAAGAAAATCCGGATGAATTATAACTTCGGTATTGCTTTTGTGGCAGATGAGGAAGTTGGGAGCAAGTACGGCATACAATATCTATTGACAAAAGACGTATTTGGAAAAGACGATCTTATAATCGTGCCTGATGCCGGGAGTGAGGATGGTCTTAATATCGAGATATCCGAAAAAAGTATACTTTGGCTGAAGTTTAGGGTTATAGGAAAGCAGTACCACGCTAGCATGCCTCCAAATGCCATAAATTCATTTAGGGAATCTGCCAAGTTTATTCTAAAATTGGACAAAACGCTGCACGCTAAATACTCTGCCATAGATAAACTTTACAACGTTCCTTACTCAACATTTGAGCCGACTAAGCACGAAAAGAACGTCGATAACATCAACACCATACCAGGAACCGACGTTTTTTACTACGACTGCCGCGTTCTACCCCAATATTCATTGGACGATGTCATATCTACAGTAGAAGCCGAGATCTCAGATTTCCAGAAGGAAAGCAATGCTAAGATTGAGTATAGCGTAATGCAAAAAGAACAGTCTCCACCCAAAACTCCAGAAGATTCGGAGGTCGTAAAGAAATTAGTGTCATCGATAAGAAAACTTCGAAAGAAAGAACCTAATGTGTTAGGCATTGGCGGCGGAACGTGTGCAGCTTTTTTCAGGCAACTGGGCCTTCCAGCCGTTGTTTGGTATACTACAATTGAAGAAAATGCACATAAACCAGATGAGTTCTGCTTGATATCGCATATACTTATGGACAGGGATGTTATAGAGGATATGCTATCGTCCTAG
- the proS gene encoding proline--tRNA ligase yields MENKKENFSEWYNEIVTISDLSDKRYPIKGMNVWRPYGWKIMKLIDNIIRNAVDKHSFDEVNFPVLISRGMLEVEFEHIRGFENEIYWVTKGGKEKLEEELALRPTSESAMYPMFSLWVRSHADLPLKIYQIVSVYRYETKHTRSFIRIREIHFFEAHTAHESYEDAEKQMDEYRIIWTEIADALCLPFLYDQRPEWDKFPGAMYTIAFDTVMPSGRSLQIGTIHQYGTNFSKNYDIKYLKEDGTFEYVHQTTFGMSERLLAAIIGIHGDDKGLILPPAIAPIQVVIVPIPGEGVERYAKDIETTLNGIGIRCHVDNRDNYTPGYKYNDWEMRGVPLRIEVGERELKEKTVTLAARNIRGKKTVQREKLVYEVPDMLDLVKEKITEDAKKTFNSLVVSASSLDDFKKEGLIKAFWCGSKECSDKIENETEKSALGFNLNNDETGKCIVCGKAGKLAIFSRSY; encoded by the coding sequence ATGGAAAACAAAAAGGAAAACTTTAGCGAATGGTACAATGAGATAGTGACCATTAGCGACCTCAGCGACAAGAGGTATCCGATTAAGGGTATGAACGTGTGGCGTCCATACGGATGGAAAATAATGAAGCTTATAGACAACATAATAAGAAATGCCGTGGATAAACATTCTTTTGATGAGGTCAATTTTCCAGTTTTGATAAGTAGGGGCATGCTCGAGGTGGAGTTTGAGCATATAAGAGGATTTGAAAATGAAATTTATTGGGTAACTAAGGGAGGCAAGGAAAAGCTCGAGGAAGAGCTGGCTTTACGCCCCACTAGCGAATCTGCTATGTATCCAATGTTTTCACTCTGGGTAAGATCCCATGCCGATTTACCATTGAAGATTTACCAGATAGTAAGCGTGTACAGGTATGAGACAAAACATACCAGATCATTCATCAGAATAAGAGAAATCCACTTTTTCGAGGCCCATACCGCTCACGAGAGTTATGAAGATGCTGAAAAACAAATGGATGAATACAGGATCATATGGACGGAAATAGCAGATGCCCTTTGCTTACCGTTTTTGTATGATCAAAGACCAGAGTGGGACAAGTTTCCTGGAGCTATGTACACTATAGCCTTCGATACAGTCATGCCGTCTGGTAGATCTTTGCAGATCGGTACAATTCACCAATACGGAACTAATTTTTCCAAAAATTATGACATAAAGTATCTGAAAGAAGACGGTACCTTCGAATACGTACATCAGACAACGTTTGGCATGAGCGAAAGACTTCTTGCGGCAATAATAGGAATACATGGTGATGATAAGGGATTAATACTGCCCCCTGCAATAGCCCCAATACAAGTTGTTATAGTTCCCATACCAGGAGAAGGTGTAGAGAGGTATGCGAAGGACATCGAAACTACATTGAACGGTATCGGGATTCGATGCCACGTCGATAATAGAGATAACTACACTCCTGGCTATAAATACAATGACTGGGAGATGCGGGGAGTGCCTTTGAGGATTGAGGTTGGAGAAAGAGAGCTGAAGGAAAAAACAGTTACATTAGCTGCAAGAAATATAAGAGGAAAGAAAACAGTTCAACGGGAAAAATTAGTATATGAAGTACCGGACATGCTTGACTTGGTAAAGGAAAAAATTACGGAAGACGCTAAGAAAACGTTTAATTCGCTAGTTGTAAGCGCAAGTTCACTGGATGACTTCAAAAAGGAGGGTCTTATTAAGGCCTTCTGGTGTGGATCAAAGGAATGTTCCGATAAGATAGAAAACGAAACTGAAAAATCTGCCCTCGGCTTCAATTTAAACAACGATGAAACAGGAAAATGTATCGTTTGCGGTAAAGCGGGAAAATTAGCTATATTTTCTAGGTCGTACTGA
- a CDS encoding HAD-IB family phosphatase — MIIDEISLFILDMDGTLTLEPSSWDYVHRRLGINNHSVTRLYRNRYINYYCFFQSDIKAWLHKYPNLKKEKVVEFLREVPIRHGADELINVLRKNGIRTAVISGGISWLFDIISERSKIDYNFSNEIFTDEYGYIVPEGKVRVIPEEKDLVVRKIQEELGIGKDQTASVGDEMENDRIHRYSKYRFIISKKARDNLIPIPSGDLEDLLRILE, encoded by the coding sequence ATGATAATCGATGAAATATCTCTATTTATTTTAGACATGGACGGTACGCTTACCCTGGAACCAAGCAGCTGGGACTATGTTCATAGAAGGCTTGGGATTAACAACCATTCAGTTACCAGGTTATATCGAAACAGATACATAAACTATTATTGCTTTTTTCAGAGTGACATCAAAGCCTGGCTTCACAAATATCCTAACTTAAAGAAAGAGAAGGTAGTTGAATTCCTCAGGGAAGTTCCGATCCGGCATGGTGCGGATGAGCTAATAAATGTGCTTAGGAAAAATGGCATAAGGACGGCTGTAATTTCAGGCGGTATATCATGGCTCTTCGATATTATCTCGGAGAGATCCAAGATCGATTACAACTTTTCAAACGAGATCTTCACTGACGAATACGGGTATATTGTTCCAGAGGGGAAAGTAAGAGTTATACCCGAAGAAAAGGATTTGGTTGTCAGGAAAATACAAGAAGAACTCGGCATAGGTAAAGATCAGACTGCTTCCGTTGGAGACGAAATGGAAAACGATCGAATCCACAGGTATTCAAAATACAGGTTTATAATCTCAAAAAAAGCAAGGGATAATTTAATCCCTATTCCTTCAGGGGATCTAGAGGATTTATTAAGAATTCTAGAATAG
- a CDS encoding transcription initiation factor IIB yields the protein MVENQKKKKIEEIERCPECGSTNLIRDYEHGELVCGECGAVIEDSYIDQGPEWRAFDSEQNESRARAGSPMTFTIHDKGLSTDISWKNKDSYGRSIPTRNRAQLYRLRKWQKRIKVSNAAERNLSQALQELERMAFNLSIPNDVRETAAVIYRKAVKQNMIRGRSIEGVVAGALYAACRITNVPRTLGEIASVTRVKKKEIGRTYRIMSRYLKLNIMPSKAEDYISRFCSKLKLSMDTRNKALEILRDAENVGLTSGKGPTGVAAAAIYIASLITGERRTQRAVAEVAGVTEVTIRNRYKELTEKLKLNVEQ from the coding sequence ATGGTTGAGAATCAAAAGAAAAAGAAGATAGAAGAGATTGAAAGATGCCCAGAATGTGGTTCAACAAATCTGATAAGAGATTACGAGCACGGGGAACTTGTATGCGGCGAATGTGGTGCAGTTATTGAGGATTCTTACATCGATCAGGGTCCGGAATGGAGGGCCTTCGATTCAGAGCAGAATGAGAGCAGGGCTAGGGCCGGTTCTCCAATGACCTTTACGATACACGATAAAGGACTTTCTACAGATATTTCGTGGAAAAACAAAGATTCATATGGGAGATCTATACCAACAAGGAACAGGGCACAGCTCTATAGATTAAGGAAGTGGCAGAAGAGGATAAAGGTTTCCAACGCTGCTGAGAGGAATTTATCCCAAGCTTTGCAGGAATTAGAGAGGATGGCTTTTAATCTGAGTATACCGAATGATGTTAGGGAAACTGCAGCTGTAATTTACAGAAAGGCCGTCAAACAAAATATGATACGCGGAAGGAGTATAGAAGGTGTGGTCGCTGGTGCTTTGTATGCAGCTTGCAGAATAACAAATGTGCCAAGGACCCTAGGTGAGATCGCCTCAGTTACTAGAGTCAAAAAGAAGGAAATAGGCAGAACTTACAGAATAATGAGCAGATACCTGAAGCTTAACATAATGCCGTCTAAGGCCGAGGACTATATCAGCAGGTTCTGTTCAAAGCTAAAGCTATCTATGGATACACGCAATAAGGCGCTAGAGATATTGAGGGATGCTGAAAATGTCGGATTAACATCGGGCAAAGGCCCTACTGGTGTTGCTGCTGCTGCAATATACATAGCTTCATTGATAACGGGTGAAAGGAGAACACAGAGAGCTGTTGCTGAGGTTGCTGGAGTAACCGAGGTTACAATAAGAAATCGGTACAAGGAACTCACCGAAAAACTTAAGCTAAACGTCGAACAGTGA
- a CDS encoding Gar1/Naf1 family protein, protein MHSCKVVSVKGREMVVKLDGLMNIHTKVYDSKGQKIGYLIKVMGPVDESYGLVSLDKPDLQEDEIYIN, encoded by the coding sequence ATGCACTCCTGTAAAGTAGTAAGCGTAAAAGGTAGAGAAATGGTAGTTAAATTAGACGGGCTGATGAATATTCATACGAAAGTTTATGACTCGAAAGGCCAGAAGATAGGCTATCTTATTAAGGTAATGGGCCCAGTTGATGAGTCGTACGGTCTAGTCAGCCTTGATAAGCCTGATTTGCAGGAGGACGAAATATACATTAATTGA
- a CDS encoding NOG1 family protein → MTMQFKIPTVLRSQEIIDKSFSRASKIEEPYFPDKVERIKKEVQDRISAIESISCSHLDKLVKRFPSIERMHPFYRSLIDLMFDVDQYKIALSKVDATSANIKRISTEYIRKLRPVKDVGNANQIMRAYYGRFASLIEDLNETLLFLGRCRDYIRKLPEVRTDLKTYIIAGMPNVGKSSLLASLTTAKPKIASYPFTTKNVIIGYNESGSERIQFIDTPGILDRDFSEMNEIEKNAILAIRFIEGKIIFLFDYSTESLYTREQQEHLYEQIKNNINPNIIRVQTKLDISTEKVENIAISVNIESGLEPLRKIIFDGGVIDVRGRN, encoded by the coding sequence ATGACAATGCAGTTTAAAATACCTACTGTGCTGAGAAGCCAGGAAATAATTGATAAATCATTTTCAAGGGCAAGCAAGATCGAAGAACCTTATTTTCCAGATAAAGTAGAAAGAATAAAAAAAGAGGTGCAGGATCGGATATCCGCTATAGAAAGTATTTCTTGTTCCCATCTCGATAAATTGGTTAAAAGATTTCCATCAATAGAGAGAATGCATCCATTCTACAGAAGTCTTATAGACCTTATGTTTGACGTCGATCAGTATAAAATTGCGCTATCGAAGGTAGATGCCACTTCTGCAAATATAAAGAGAATTAGCACAGAATATATTAGAAAGTTAAGGCCGGTTAAAGACGTAGGAAACGCTAATCAAATAATGCGTGCCTACTATGGCAGGTTTGCCTCTTTAATCGAGGATTTAAACGAAACGCTACTATTTCTTGGAAGATGCCGTGACTACATAAGGAAACTGCCAGAAGTTAGAACCGATCTCAAGACCTACATTATAGCGGGAATGCCTAATGTTGGGAAAAGCTCGCTCCTCGCATCGTTGACTACAGCAAAGCCAAAGATCGCATCCTACCCTTTTACAACAAAGAACGTAATTATAGGCTATAACGAATCTGGTTCCGAAAGGATTCAGTTTATTGATACTCCAGGTATACTTGATAGAGATTTTTCAGAAATGAATGAAATTGAAAAAAATGCCATTCTTGCCATTCGTTTTATAGAAGGTAAGATCATATTCCTGTTCGATTATAGTACAGAATCCCTATACACAAGAGAACAACAAGAACATCTGTACGAACAGATAAAGAACAATATTAATCCGAATATCATTAGGGTACAGACTAAGCTGGATATAAGTACAGAAAAGGTTGAAAATATTGCGATTTCCGTAAACATTGAAAGTGGTCTGGAACCATTGAGGAAAATAATATTCGATGGAGGTGTCATAGATGTACGAGGAAGAAATTAA